The Shewanella sp. MTB7 genome includes a window with the following:
- a CDS encoding NIPSNAP family protein: MKITCFIEYKIDPSKLNMFNQYAEKWAEIIPSCGGNLIGYFLPHEGTNDKAFGLISFNSLADYEQYRARLKEDEHAVQAWREQMLHRQAQAKGRTDLFDDYRIRVTGLLRDYGMVNRSQAPK; the protein is encoded by the coding sequence GTGAAAATCACCTGCTTTATTGAATACAAAATCGATCCCTCGAAACTCAACATGTTTAATCAGTACGCTGAAAAATGGGCAGAGATTATCCCATCTTGTGGTGGGAACTTAATTGGCTATTTTCTGCCGCACGAAGGAACCAACGATAAAGCTTTTGGCTTGATTAGTTTCAATAGCTTAGCTGACTATGAACAGTACCGAGCAAGATTAAAAGAAGATGAGCATGCTGTACAAGCTTGGAGAGAGCAGATGTTACATCGACAAGCCCAAGCAAAAGGGCGAACAGACTTATTCGATGATTACAGAATACGTGTTACTGGGCTTCTACGTGATTACGGAATGGTAAACCGTTCTCAAGCTCCAAAATAA
- a CDS encoding HlyD family secretion protein has product MTSTDEPISVNIKKPSKFKKLIIIIALIVVFGMAGYFYIRHQELYPTTADAYVHANVLYIAPQVSGKVLQVNVTDYQHVADGDLMVSIDPALFQIELEKAKAAYETASQENKATDDAILAASANVRAADAKLVDVQKNYQRQMELVKQNVVSKQVGDDEKAKLADAQTALEAARADMSQLITEQGAKGNEAPKVKQAAAALSQATLNLSYTNIYAPHDGTLGQVSIRPGSFVSPGLAMMPLVEDNTAWIEANYKEKDVGSLKPGMSATVELDMYPDVTFSASVESLSPASGSSFSLLPPENATGNWVKVPQRFPVRIKFIDLDGKPMMRVGASASVTVDTLSETK; this is encoded by the coding sequence ATGACTTCGACCGATGAACCAATCTCTGTAAATATAAAAAAACCTTCTAAATTCAAAAAGCTAATTATCATAATAGCATTAATTGTTGTTTTCGGAATGGCTGGGTATTTCTATATTCGTCACCAAGAACTTTATCCAACTACTGCTGACGCTTACGTCCATGCCAATGTGCTATACATCGCTCCACAAGTAAGTGGCAAGGTGTTGCAAGTTAATGTTACTGATTATCAGCACGTTGCAGATGGGGACCTTATGGTGTCGATAGATCCTGCGCTATTTCAAATTGAGCTTGAGAAAGCTAAAGCTGCCTATGAAACTGCATCTCAGGAGAATAAAGCAACCGACGATGCCATTTTAGCGGCCAGTGCCAATGTTCGCGCTGCAGATGCAAAGCTTGTCGATGTGCAGAAAAACTATCAGCGACAGATGGAACTCGTTAAGCAGAATGTAGTATCCAAGCAAGTCGGCGATGATGAGAAAGCTAAATTGGCCGATGCACAAACGGCCCTTGAAGCTGCTCGGGCAGATATGTCACAACTTATTACAGAGCAAGGTGCTAAAGGGAATGAAGCCCCTAAAGTGAAACAAGCGGCTGCCGCACTGAGTCAAGCAACGTTGAATCTGTCATACACCAATATATACGCCCCTCACGATGGCACATTGGGTCAAGTGAGTATTCGTCCTGGCAGTTTTGTCTCCCCAGGCCTTGCCATGATGCCATTGGTCGAAGACAACACGGCATGGATAGAGGCCAACTACAAAGAAAAAGATGTCGGTTCCTTGAAACCTGGTATGTCAGCAACTGTCGAATTGGATATGTATCCTGATGTAACATTTTCAGCAAGTGTCGAATCACTTTCGCCTGCCAGCGGCTCCTCTTTCTCATTATTACCACCAGAAAATGCGACTGGAAACTGGGTGAAAGTTCCACAGCGTTTCCCTGTACGCATCAAGTTTATTGATCTTGATGGTAAACCTATGATGCGCGTTGGAGCCAGTGCGTCTGTTACTGTTGATACATTATCAGAGACTAAGTGA
- a CDS encoding DUF6058 family natural product biosynthesis protein, which produces MNLINYLNNNYFTKQELLDLAKVTEEELLNFQQQNVMPKCSYKLKLNYTNHSFFGEFNDQSEIEYYAKGYLSWLGILKTTEDLHTVFGIFAQRYIKAIAWLKHAGYYSDDNTVNSGLDLHIKQEWKSFLEGIYGLCTHSGLPEDIAAKEVAILQINEMLALDEAEIDLTKLTKAVNLLDESSAMFAPHERIKSSRHRLVDEVRRQYKLKS; this is translated from the coding sequence ATGAATCTTATTAACTATTTGAATAATAACTATTTCACAAAACAAGAGCTGCTAGATTTAGCAAAGGTCACAGAAGAAGAACTGCTTAATTTTCAACAACAGAATGTGATGCCAAAGTGTTCCTATAAGCTCAAATTAAATTATACCAACCACTCATTTTTTGGAGAGTTTAACGATCAAAGTGAAATCGAATATTACGCAAAAGGCTATTTATCATGGCTTGGTATTCTTAAGACGACTGAGGATCTTCATACTGTTTTTGGTATTTTTGCTCAACGATACATCAAGGCGATAGCATGGTTAAAACATGCAGGGTATTACTCAGATGATAATACGGTTAACTCTGGATTAGACTTACATATTAAACAGGAATGGAAGAGCTTTCTTGAAGGTATTTATGGCTTATGCACTCATTCAGGACTTCCTGAAGATATTGCCGCCAAGGAGGTTGCCATATTACAGATTAATGAAATGTTAGCACTTGATGAAGCAGAAATAGATCTAACGAAATTAACCAAAGCCGTTAATTTATTAGATGAATCTAGTGCGATGTTTGCACCTCACGAACGGATTAAAAGCTCAAGACATCGATTGGTCGATGAAGTTCGTCGACAATATAAACTAAAAAGCTAA
- a CDS encoding winged helix-turn-helix domain-containing protein, which produces MEPNISFIESLIGDSARSCMLMALLGGKALTATELAVEADITSQTASSHLSKLVDGQF; this is translated from the coding sequence GTGGAACCAAATATATCATTCATCGAAAGTCTGATCGGCGATTCAGCTCGTTCGTGTATGCTAATGGCTCTGTTGGGCGGAAAAGCACTGACCGCCACAGAGTTGGCTGTAGAAGCCGACATTACTTCTCAAACTGCCAGCAGTCACCTGAGTAAGTTGGTTGATGGGCAGTTTTAG